Proteins co-encoded in one Paracoccus aestuarii genomic window:
- a CDS encoding HAD-IC family P-type ATPase: MSVDEVLRALDSTLAGLAPAEAAARLERHGPNRLPEPPRPSGLARLARQFGNLLIVVLILAAAITALLGHWIDTGVIMAVVIVNALIGFVQEGRAEQALEALRDMLAPRASVLRGGQRQGVDAAQLVPGDIVLIEAGDRVPADLRLIEVANLTAEEAMLTGESLPVRKALAPVAAEAPLGDRSAMAFSGTMIAEGTGTGVVVATGAATQIGRISDMMSSVEVLTTPLIVQMSRFAKVLTAFVLAVATSVLAFTTLLRGTPFAEGFIVVVGLIVAAIPEGLPTVLTVTLAIGVQRMAARNAIIRRLPSIETLGAVSVICTDKTGTLTGNEMVVTRIATAEGDAEIGGAGYAPEGDVTGAGGAALPALGRIAALCNTAHLRHDGGWRVEGDPMEGALLALAGKLGAPWQDRPAPEAAIPFDARYRYMAVLQDGMILLKGAPEAVLARCATALGASGPLDRAAWEERAEAIAADGMRVLALAQKPHDGPALDHADVEAGLVLVGLVGLIDPPRPEAIAAVADCRRAGIAVKMITGDHAGTAAAIGRQIGLARPDRVLTGAQIDALDDEALIGAAAVTDVFARTSPEHKLRLVMALQAPGAVVAMTGDGVNDAPALKRADAGIAMGQKGSQAAREASDLVLADDNFASIAEAVRQGRTVYENLKKVISFLLPVNGGESMSLIIAVLFALTLPITPLQILWVNMLSSVALAMALAFEPPEMGVMARPPRPASAPILSRFVLWRIMLVSVLFTIGIFGQFEMALATGADLDVARTMAVNTLVAMEIFYLFSVRYRHGASATVEGTRGTPAVLMALAVVLALQALLTYAPPLQALFGTAALSLWQLVSCAAAGALLLAVLELDKRAAAFWKRDPKGDTA, translated from the coding sequence ATGTCCGTGGACGAAGTGCTGCGGGCACTGGACAGCACCCTTGCGGGGCTCGCCCCGGCAGAGGCCGCCGCGCGCCTTGAACGGCACGGCCCGAACCGGCTGCCCGAGCCGCCGCGGCCTTCCGGGCTGGCGCGGCTGGCGCGGCAGTTCGGCAACCTGCTGATCGTGGTCCTGATCCTGGCCGCCGCGATCACGGCGCTGCTGGGGCATTGGATCGATACGGGCGTGATCATGGCCGTGGTGATCGTTAACGCCTTGATCGGCTTTGTGCAGGAAGGCCGGGCCGAGCAGGCGCTGGAGGCGCTGCGGGACATGCTGGCGCCCCGCGCCTCGGTTCTGCGGGGCGGGCAGCGGCAGGGGGTGGACGCCGCGCAGCTTGTGCCGGGCGACATCGTGCTGATCGAGGCGGGCGACCGGGTGCCGGCGGATCTGCGGCTGATCGAGGTGGCAAACCTGACGGCGGAAGAGGCGATGCTGACGGGCGAGTCCCTGCCGGTCCGCAAGGCGCTGGCGCCCGTCGCCGCCGAAGCGCCGCTTGGCGACCGCAGCGCGATGGCCTTCAGTGGCACCATGATCGCAGAGGGCACCGGCACGGGCGTCGTCGTGGCGACGGGCGCGGCGACGCAGATCGGGCGCATCAGCGACATGATGAGCTCGGTCGAGGTGCTGACCACGCCGCTGATCGTTCAGATGAGCCGATTTGCAAAGGTCCTGACCGCTTTCGTCCTTGCCGTCGCAACCTCGGTCCTGGCCTTCACCACGCTGCTTCGCGGCACGCCCTTCGCCGAAGGCTTCATCGTCGTCGTCGGCCTGATCGTCGCGGCCATCCCCGAGGGCCTGCCCACGGTCCTCACCGTCACCCTCGCCATCGGCGTTCAGCGGATGGCCGCGCGCAACGCCATCATCCGCCGCCTGCCGTCGATCGAGACACTCGGCGCGGTCTCCGTCATCTGCACGGACAAGACCGGCACGCTGACCGGGAACGAGATGGTCGTCACCCGTATCGCCACGGCCGAGGGCGACGCCGAGATCGGCGGCGCGGGCTACGCGCCGGAAGGTGACGTCACCGGCGCAGGAGGCGCCGCGCTGCCCGCTCTCGGCCGCATCGCCGCCCTGTGTAACACGGCCCATCTGCGCCATGACGGCGGCTGGCGGGTCGAAGGCGATCCGATGGAGGGCGCGCTGCTGGCGCTGGCCGGCAAGTTGGGCGCGCCCTGGCAAGACCGCCCTGCGCCTGAGGCGGCGATCCCCTTCGACGCGCGCTATCGCTACATGGCGGTGCTGCAGGACGGGATGATCCTGCTGAAGGGTGCGCCCGAGGCCGTTCTGGCGCGCTGCGCCACTGCGCTTGGTGCCTCGGGACCACTGGACCGGGCTGCGTGGGAGGAACGTGCCGAAGCCATCGCGGCAGACGGGATGCGCGTTCTGGCACTGGCCCAGAAACCGCATGACGGGCCGGCCTTGGACCACGCGGATGTCGAAGCCGGGCTTGTCCTTGTCGGCCTCGTTGGCCTGATCGACCCGCCGCGTCCCGAGGCGATTGCCGCCGTGGCCGACTGCCGCCGCGCCGGCATCGCGGTCAAGATGATCACCGGCGATCACGCGGGCACCGCCGCCGCCATTGGCCGCCAGATCGGGCTGGCGCGCCCGGACCGCGTGCTGACCGGGGCGCAGATTGACGCGCTGGACGACGAGGCGCTGATCGGCGCCGCAGCGGTCACCGATGTCTTTGCCCGCACCAGCCCCGAACACAAGCTGCGCCTCGTGATGGCGCTGCAGGCGCCGGGGGCCGTGGTCGCGATGACCGGCGACGGGGTGAACGACGCGCCGGCGCTGAAGCGCGCCGATGCAGGCATCGCGATGGGGCAGAAGGGCTCTCAGGCGGCGCGCGAGGCGAGCGATCTGGTGCTGGCGGACGACAACTTCGCCTCGATCGCAGAGGCAGTGCGGCAGGGGCGGACGGTCTACGAGAACCTCAAGAAGGTCATCAGCTTCCTGCTGCCGGTGAACGGCGGCGAAAGCATGAGCCTGATCATCGCCGTGCTCTTCGCGCTGACCTTGCCGATCACGCCCCTGCAGATCCTCTGGGTGAACATGCTCAGCTCGGTCGCGCTGGCGATGGCGCTGGCCTTCGAGCCGCCCGAGATGGGCGTGATGGCACGCCCGCCGCGTCCAGCCTCGGCGCCGATCCTGTCGCGCTTTGTGCTCTGGCGCATCATGCTGGTCTCGGTCCTCTTCACCATCGGCATCTTCGGACAGTTCGAGATGGCGCTGGCCACAGGGGCGGATTTGGACGTGGCGCGGACGATGGCGGTCAACACGCTGGTCGCGATGGAGATCTTCTACCTGTTCTCGGTCCGCTACCGGCACGGCGCCTCGGCGACAGTCGAGGGCACACGCGGAACGCCCGCTGTCCTGATGGCGCTGGCCGTGGTGCTGGCATTGCAGGCGCTGCTGACCTATGCGCCGCCGCTTCAGGCGCTGTTCGGCACGGCTGCACTTTCCCTGTGGCAACTGGTCTCCTGTGCGGCTGCGGGCGCCTTGCTTCTGGCGGTGCTGGAACTCGACAAGCGCGCCGCCGCGTTCTGGAAACGAGATCCCAAAGGAGACACTGCATGA
- a CDS encoding acetate/propionate family kinase, which yields MRVLVFNAGSSSLKLGVFDGERQVFKASFDRFGPEGCDLKIGGETSRAPQPDLAGAIAAVPALLDRHGVEKIDAVGHRLAHGGTAFTGPVRIDDAVETRIEALTPLAPLHNPAMLQAVRLARQLWPDLPQVAVFDTSFHLTNPARATTYAVPKAWRDAGLRRFGFHGTSHRYVAQRAAEALGQDAKDLRIVSIHLGNGASACAVQYGRSIDSSMGMTPLEGLVMGTRSGDVDPGAFGFLQRELGLDIPQIEAALYADSGLKALTGSADMRDVEDRAAAGDLEAQLAINIYAYRARKYLGAYAAAMGGLDAVVFTGGIGENSASMRRRICDGLSFLGLMLDDDLNRAPDLTDRAAPQIQAQGSRVAVIVTETAEQLMIAREVRQLLARRAPVPRSIPVAVSGRHVHLSADAVDALFGPGYRLNPGAPLRQPGNWVAEERLSLEGPKGRLERVAILGPLRPRTQIEVSRTDSFALGLDAPVRDSGKLDGTPTVRLIGPAGQLDSNGLIVAARHIHTSPADAEAMGLTDGSLIRVRITGASGRDLVFDRVLIRVAPGTVTEMHIDTDEANAAGIRGAGEGELVGTAVAEL from the coding sequence ATGAGGGTTCTGGTCTTCAACGCCGGCAGCTCCAGCTTGAAGCTCGGCGTCTTCGACGGTGAGCGGCAGGTCTTCAAGGCCAGCTTCGACCGTTTCGGCCCGGAGGGTTGCGACCTGAAGATCGGCGGTGAGACCAGCCGCGCCCCGCAGCCGGATCTCGCTGGCGCCATCGCCGCCGTTCCGGCGCTGCTGGATCGTCACGGCGTCGAGAAGATCGACGCCGTCGGCCACCGATTGGCGCATGGCGGAACCGCCTTCACCGGCCCGGTGCGGATTGACGACGCGGTCGAGACCCGCATCGAAGCGCTGACGCCGCTCGCGCCGCTGCATAATCCGGCGATGCTGCAAGCCGTTCGGCTGGCGCGGCAGCTGTGGCCCGACCTGCCCCAGGTCGCGGTCTTCGACACCAGCTTCCACCTGACGAACCCGGCACGCGCCACCACCTATGCCGTGCCCAAAGCGTGGCGCGATGCAGGGCTGCGGCGCTTCGGCTTCCACGGCACCTCGCACCGGTATGTCGCTCAGCGCGCGGCCGAGGCGCTCGGGCAGGACGCGAAGGACCTCAGGATCGTCAGCATCCACCTCGGCAACGGCGCCAGCGCCTGCGCGGTGCAATATGGGCGCAGCATCGACAGCTCGATGGGGATGACGCCGCTGGAGGGGCTGGTGATGGGCACGCGCTCGGGCGATGTCGATCCCGGCGCCTTCGGCTTTCTGCAGCGCGAGCTGGGGCTGGACATCCCGCAGATCGAGGCGGCGCTTTACGCAGACAGCGGCCTCAAGGCACTGACGGGCAGCGCGGACATGCGCGATGTCGAGGATCGCGCGGCGGCGGGGGATCTTGAGGCGCAGCTGGCCATCAACATCTACGCCTACCGGGCGCGGAAGTATCTCGGCGCCTATGCGGCGGCGATGGGCGGGCTGGATGCGGTCGTCTTCACCGGGGGGATCGGCGAGAATTCTGCCTCGATGCGGCGGCGCATTTGCGACGGGCTGAGCTTTCTGGGGCTGATGCTGGACGACGACCTGAACCGGGCGCCCGACCTGACCGATCGCGCTGCGCCGCAGATCCAGGCGCAGGGCAGCCGCGTCGCGGTCATCGTGACCGAAACGGCCGAGCAGCTGATGATCGCGCGCGAGGTGCGCCAGCTTCTGGCGCGTCGCGCCCCGGTCCCGCGCAGCATCCCGGTGGCGGTCTCGGGCCGCCACGTCCACCTGTCGGCCGATGCGGTGGATGCCCTGTTCGGCCCCGGCTACCGCCTGAACCCGGGAGCGCCCCTGCGGCAGCCGGGCAACTGGGTCGCAGAGGAACGCCTCTCGCTGGAGGGGCCGAAGGGCCGGCTGGAGCGGGTGGCGATCCTCGGCCCGCTGCGCCCGCGCACCCAGATCGAGGTATCACGCACCGACAGCTTCGCGCTTGGACTCGATGCGCCCGTGCGCGACAGCGGCAAGCTCGACGGCACCCCCACCGTGCGCCTGATCGGTCCGGCCGGGCAACTGGACAGCAACGGTCTGATCGTCGCCGCGCGGCACATCCACACCAGCCCGGCGGATGCCGAGGCCATGGGCCTCACCGATGGCAGCCTCATTCGCGTCCGCATCACCGGCGCGAGCGGCCGCGACCTGGTCTTCGACCGCGTGCTGATCCGCGTCGCGCCCGGCACCGTGACGGAAATGCATATCGACACGGATGAGGCCAATGCCGCCGGCATCAGGGGCGCCGGAGAAGGAGAGCTGGTAGGAACGGCTGTTGCTGAACTCTGA
- a CDS encoding IS5-like element ISPaes2 family transposase (programmed frameshift) has protein sequence MSNLYWLSDAQMERLKPFFPKSHGKPRVDDRRVLSGIIFINRNGLRWCDAPKEYGPAKTLYNRWKRWSDNGVFARIIVGLAAESAEHKTIMIDATYLKAHRTASSLGVKKGGRGRQIGRTKGGMNTKLHAVADAKGRPIGFFMSAGQVSDYTGAAALLGSLPKAEWLLADRGYDADWFRDALKDKGIKVCIPGRRSRKKVVKYDKRRYKRRNRIEIMFGRLKDWRRVATRYDRCPETFFSAIMLAATVLFWL, from the exons ATGAGTAATCTTTACTGGCTGAGCGACGCCCAAATGGAGCGTCTGAAACCGTTCTTTCCCAAGAGCCATGGCAAGCCCCGGGTCGATGATCGTCGCGTCCTCAGCGGCATAATTTTCATCAATCGTAATGGGTTGCGGTGGTGTGACGCGCCGAAGGAATACGGCCCGGCCAAAACCCTCTACAACCGCTGGAAGCGCTGGAGCGATAACGGGGTTTTTGCCCGGATCATTGTCGGCCTTGCCGCCGAGAGCGCCGAGCACAAGACGATCATGATTGACGCGACCTATCTCAAGGCACACCGCACGGCCTCGAGCCTTGGGGTGA AAAAAGGGGGGCGCGGGCGCCAGATCGGGCGCACCAAAGGCGGTATGAACACCAAGTTGCACGCTGTCGCCGATGCGAAGGGGCGGCCGATCGGGTTCTTCATGTCGGCCGGCCAGGTTAGCGATTACACCGGCGCGGCGGCGCTGCTGGGCAGCCTGCCGAAGGCTGAGTGGCTTCTGGCCGACAGGGGCTACGACGCTGATTGGTTCAGAGACGCTTTGAAAGACAAGGGGATAAAGGTTTGCATCCCCGGACGGAGGTCCCGCAAGAAGGTCGTCAAATACGACAAGCGGCGTTACAAAAGGCGTAACCGCATCGAAATCATGTTCGGACGTCTGAAGGACTGGAGGCGCGTCGCAACCCGTTATGACCGCTGCCCGGAAACGTTCTTCTCAGCGATCATGCTCGCCGCAACCGTCTTGTTCTGGCTGTGA
- a CDS encoding TetR/AcrR family transcriptional regulator produces the protein MMEDTRRKLVASARAAFAGKGFASTSMDDLTAAVGLTRGALYHNFGDKKGLFAAVVDEIDAEMAGRARRLAEAEATAWNALLAEGCAYIEMALDPEVQRIVLRDGPAVLGDPAQWPSQNRCLDATRAAVAELKAEGVLRPVDVEAASRLLNGAALNAALWVAACEDPAAMLPKAQEAFRMLAEGLLAEHASQLLKKTRGAELR, from the coding sequence ATGATGGAGGACACGCGGCGCAAGCTAGTCGCCTCGGCACGCGCGGCATTTGCCGGAAAGGGCTTTGCCAGCACCTCGATGGACGACCTGACGGCTGCTGTCGGGCTGACTCGCGGGGCGCTCTACCACAATTTCGGCGACAAGAAGGGGCTCTTCGCGGCGGTCGTGGACGAGATCGACGCCGAAATGGCGGGCCGGGCGCGCCGGCTTGCTGAGGCGGAAGCGACGGCGTGGAACGCGCTTCTGGCCGAAGGTTGCGCCTATATCGAGATGGCGCTCGACCCCGAGGTGCAGCGCATCGTCCTGCGCGATGGCCCGGCGGTGCTGGGCGATCCGGCGCAATGGCCGAGCCAGAACCGCTGCCTCGACGCTACGCGCGCGGCAGTGGCCGAACTGAAGGCCGAGGGCGTTCTGCGGCCGGTGGACGTGGAGGCGGCATCGCGCCTCCTGAACGGCGCGGCCCTGAACGCGGCACTCTGGGTGGCGGCCTGCGAGGACCCCGCGGCAATGCTGCCGAAGGCGCAGGAGGCGTTCCGGATGCTCGCTGAGGGACTTCTGGCGGAACACGCATCGCAGCTCTTGAAGAAGACACGTGGTGCCGAACTTCGATGA
- a CDS encoding RidA family protein, with amino-acid sequence MAQRDAIYPGNSARHALYDAHGYSPAVRSGDLLFVSGQVGSREDGQPEDSYLGQVERAFANLEAVLQAAGCGFDDIIDVTTFHTDPEAQLPILMPVKERFFPKTPFPTWTAVGVTWLAGFDFEIKVIARLPNA; translated from the coding sequence ATGGCCCAACGCGACGCCATCTACCCCGGAAACTCCGCCCGCCATGCGCTTTATGATGCGCATGGTTACTCCCCCGCCGTCCGCTCGGGCGATCTGCTGTTCGTATCCGGTCAGGTCGGCAGCCGCGAGGATGGCCAGCCCGAAGACAGCTACCTCGGCCAGGTCGAGCGTGCCTTTGCCAATCTCGAGGCAGTGCTGCAGGCCGCGGGTTGCGGTTTCGATGACATCATCGACGTCACGACCTTCCACACGGACCCCGAGGCGCAGCTTCCGATCCTGATGCCGGTGAAGGAGCGTTTCTTCCCGAAGACGCCGTTCCCGACTTGGACCGCGGTCGGCGTGACGTGGCTGGCCGGCTTCGACTTCGAGATCAAGGTCATCGCCCGCCTCCCGAACGCCTGA
- a CDS encoding SDR family NAD(P)-dependent oxidoreductase → MTEKKIALVTGANKGIGLAIARQLAEAGVHVLIGARDETRGTAAAAQLAADGLAADWIRLDLDDHATLDAAAAEMEARHGRLDILVNNAGIFDPADGAPGAASVKAVRRVMEVNFIGALAVTQAMLPLLRKSPAARIVNLSSSLGSLALNGDPSSTYYAQQFIGYNASKAAMNMLTVQLHEALKSDGIKVNSVSPGFVKTDLTGYGTMTPEEGARLPVHFALHAGESGLFVEPDGRSPW, encoded by the coding sequence ATGACAGAGAAGAAGATTGCTTTGGTCACAGGCGCCAACAAGGGGATCGGCCTTGCCATCGCACGACAACTAGCCGAAGCGGGAGTCCATGTCCTGATCGGCGCCCGTGACGAGACGCGCGGCACGGCAGCCGCGGCCCAGCTGGCCGCAGACGGCCTCGCCGCCGACTGGATCAGGCTGGACCTGGACGATCACGCGACGCTTGATGCTGCCGCGGCGGAAATGGAGGCGCGGCACGGGAGGCTCGACATCCTGGTGAACAACGCCGGGATCTTCGATCCCGCTGACGGTGCCCCCGGCGCGGCATCCGTCAAAGCGGTGCGCCGCGTGATGGAGGTCAACTTCATCGGCGCCCTTGCCGTGACGCAGGCAATGCTGCCGCTGCTGCGGAAGTCGCCGGCCGCGCGGATCGTGAACCTGTCCAGCTCGCTCGGCTCGCTGGCGCTGAACGGCGATCCCTCCTCGACCTACTACGCGCAGCAGTTCATCGGCTACAACGCCTCGAAGGCGGCGATGAACATGCTGACGGTGCAGCTCCACGAGGCGCTGAAGTCGGACGGCATCAAGGTGAACTCGGTCAGTCCCGGCTTCGTGAAGACGGATCTGACCGGCTACGGCACGATGACCCCCGAGGAAGGGGCGCGCCTGCCGGTCCATTTTGCGCTTCATGCCGGCGAAAGCGGCCTCTTCGTCGAGCCGGATGGCCGCAGCCCATGGTGA
- a CDS encoding TetR/AcrR family transcriptional regulator — MPDTAPAGLKARKSPLQRRARVTVDAIFEATIQVLLRDGMAGLTTTWVAERAGVSVGTMYQYFPHKQALIYALNARYLDALAAKIEAVAAAESGKPIAQMMAALIDAYWQAKTERAEVTRALYRSVVELDNESLLQDFAARVDGATTAMLATAPDVALEDAAAINLTLTSVIYGTVRNAFERGLSAEDTDALRRNLHIMCGAYLNTLPRTKAGATAP; from the coding sequence ATGCCTGACACGGCGCCAGCCGGCCTGAAGGCCCGGAAAAGCCCGCTGCAGCGCCGCGCGCGCGTGACGGTGGATGCCATCTTCGAGGCGACGATTCAGGTTCTGCTGCGGGACGGAATGGCGGGCCTGACCACCACCTGGGTGGCCGAGCGGGCGGGCGTATCGGTCGGCACGATGTATCAGTATTTCCCGCACAAGCAGGCACTGATCTACGCGCTCAACGCGCGCTATCTGGATGCGCTTGCGGCAAAGATCGAGGCTGTTGCGGCAGCTGAGAGTGGAAAGCCGATCGCGCAGATGATGGCGGCGCTGATCGACGCCTACTGGCAGGCGAAGACAGAGCGGGCCGAGGTCACCCGGGCCCTCTACCGCTCGGTGGTCGAGTTGGACAACGAGTCCCTGCTGCAAGACTTTGCGGCGCGGGTGGACGGGGCGACAACGGCCATGCTGGCGACCGCGCCTGATGTTGCCCTTGAAGATGCCGCAGCGATCAACCTGACGCTGACCTCCGTGATCTACGGCACGGTGCGCAACGCCTTCGAGAGGGGACTTTCGGCGGAGGACACGGACGCGCTCCGCCGGAACCTGCACATCATGTGCGGCGCCTATCTAAACACGCTGCCGCGGACGAAGGCCGGCGCGACGGCGCCTTGA
- a CDS encoding Atu4866 domain-containing protein: protein MRHNLLPDGRYDEARGDRESAYQGRYEVRDRHIDYWDDTGFTADGEFNDDVLHHAGMILYRKE from the coding sequence ATCCGGCACAACCTGCTGCCGGATGGCCGCTATGACGAAGCAAGGGGAGACCGTGAAAGTGCCTATCAGGGCCGGTATGAGGTTCGTGACCGGCACATCGACTACTGGGACGACACCGGTTTCACGGCCGACGGTGAGTTCAACGACGACGTCCTCCACCACGCTGGCATGATCCTTTACCGAAAGGAATAG
- a CDS encoding DUF6538 domain-containing protein, protein MTGRTRLARRGAVFYQRAAIPVDIKDSYPKAEEMLSLKTKDRAEALRLVRIAAVEVDERLAKHRRRITL, encoded by the coding sequence GTGACTGGACGCACCCGCTTGGCCCGCCGTGGAGCGGTCTTCTACCAGCGTGCGGCGATCCCTGTCGACATCAAGGACAGCTACCCAAAGGCGGAGGAAATGCTCTCCCTGAAGACCAAGGATCGTGCTGAGGCGCTACGCTTAGTCCGCATTGCCGCCGTGGAAGTCGATGAACGCCTCGCCAAGCATCGCCGCAGGATCACCCTTTAA
- a CDS encoding TIGR02300 family protein — protein MPKEEWGTKRLCPHCATRFYDLKADPMTCPACGNTFTLTSLTDGRGKTLVTEKTAATTNDDLVDDDDDISEDSNDLDDDLLEEDDDDGDVSLDDIADVASDDDE, from the coding sequence ATGCCCAAAGAGGAATGGGGCACCAAGCGCCTGTGCCCGCATTGCGCGACCCGCTTCTACGACCTGAAGGCCGATCCGATGACCTGCCCGGCCTGCGGCAACACGTTCACCCTGACCAGCCTGACGGATGGCCGCGGCAAGACGCTGGTGACCGAAAAGACCGCCGCGACCACCAATGACGACCTGGTCGATGACGACGACGACATCTCCGAGGATTCCAACGATCTGGACGACGATCTGCTGGAGGAGGATGACGATGACGGCGACGTGTCGCTGGACGACATCGCCGACGTGGCGAGCGACGACGACGAATGA
- a CDS encoding M48 family metallopeptidase has translation MASGDRRIILEDGLQLRLRRSARARRMTLRVPRDGSGPVLTLPTATAEAEGRAFALSRRDWLRAALSRVPAPSLAAAGAALPVEGRALVLTPAPLRAVAVNGARLLIPQDRAVGATAAAWLRQLAMTRLRAACDGLARDLGRPYRAIVLRDTRSRWGSCTHDGRLMFNWRLVMAPPAVLHYVAAHEVAHLAHMDHSPRFWAAVEALMPGHAPHRAWLRAEGQGLMQWRFRD, from the coding sequence ATGGCAAGCGGCGATCGGCGGATCATCCTGGAAGACGGGCTGCAGTTGCGGCTGCGGCGATCGGCGCGGGCGCGGCGGATGACGCTGCGCGTGCCGCGCGACGGCTCCGGGCCGGTCCTGACCCTGCCCACCGCCACCGCCGAGGCCGAGGGCCGGGCCTTCGCGCTGTCGCGGCGCGACTGGCTGCGGGCGGCCCTGTCGCGGGTTCCGGCGCCGTCTTTGGCCGCGGCGGGCGCGGCCCTGCCGGTCGAGGGGCGGGCGCTGGTCCTGACGCCCGCGCCGCTGCGCGCCGTGGCGGTGAACGGCGCGCGGCTTCTGATCCCGCAGGACCGGGCGGTGGGGGCCACGGCCGCGGCCTGGCTGCGCCAGCTGGCGATGACGCGGTTGCGGGCGGCCTGCGACGGGCTGGCGCGCGACCTGGGGCGGCCCTATCGCGCCATTGTGCTGCGCGACACGCGGTCCCGTTGGGGCAGCTGCACCCATGACGGGCGGCTGATGTTCAACTGGCGGCTGGTCATGGCCCCGCCCGCCGTCCTGCACTACGTCGCCGCGCATGAGGTCGCGCATCTGGCCCATATGGACCATTCCCCCCGCTTCTGGGCCGCGGTCGAGGCCTTGATGCCCGGCCATGCCCCCCACCGCGCCTGGCTGCGGGCCGAGGGGCAGGGGCTGATGCAGTGGCGGTTCCGCGATTGA
- a CDS encoding GntR family transcriptional regulator — translation MSPTDPTTHERLYRTLRGQIMLGELPPGRALTLRGIARDHHVSMTPAREAVRRLVAEGALTLSGSGRVATPALSDDRIEELAALRALIEPELAARALPRAHFALIDRLALMNGRIADAVERHDAVGYIRCNLEFHRMLYLRAQAPAMLAMLETIWLQLGPTMRALYGRVRRNEPPRHHRMILAALRAGDEPALRLAVRADVTHGLRHLTSTEGA, via the coding sequence ATGAGCCCGACCGATCCCACCACCCATGAACGGCTGTACCGCACGCTGCGGGGCCAGATCATGCTGGGCGAGCTGCCGCCCGGCCGGGCGCTGACGCTGCGCGGGATCGCGCGCGACCACCATGTCTCGATGACGCCCGCGCGCGAGGCGGTGCGCCGCCTGGTGGCCGAGGGCGCGCTGACCCTGTCGGGATCGGGCCGGGTGGCGACGCCCGCCCTGTCGGACGACCGCATCGAGGAACTGGCCGCGCTGCGCGCCCTGATCGAGCCGGAGCTGGCTGCCCGTGCCCTGCCGCGCGCGCATTTCGCGCTGATCGACCGGCTGGCCCTGATGAACGGGCGGATCGCGGATGCGGTCGAACGCCATGACGCGGTCGGATACATCCGCTGCAACCTCGAATTCCACCGCATGCTCTATCTGCGGGCCCAGGCCCCGGCCATGCTGGCCATGCTGGAGACGATCTGGCTGCAGCTGGGGCCGACGATGCGCGCGCTCTATGGCCGGGTGCGCCGGAACGAGCCGCCGCGCCACCACCGCATGATCCTGGCGGCGCTGCGGGCGGGGGACGAACCGGCGCTGCGGCTGGCGGTGCGGGCGGATGTGACCCACGGGCTGCGGCACCTGACCTCGACCGAGGGCGCCTGA
- a CDS encoding intradiol ring-cleavage dioxygenase, whose amino-acid sequence MTARRDLLKALALAAPSVLGLGAVSRALARDARDARLIATHVCQLTPETTEGPFYVDPQLMRSDIRDGRPGYPLALRLQVVDAGCRPIDGARVDIWHCDAQGNYSGVAGQADGDLRGQAFLRGSQMTNPAGRVAFRTIWPGWYRGRTTHVHFKVLMGQRSMLTGQIFFPDRFSRAVFDQRPEYARGSTRGLIFNDRDGIARRAGQGAYAEVTQVPGGFEAAMVIGLAAPRPA is encoded by the coding sequence ATGACCGCACGCCGTGACCTGCTGAAGGCGCTTGCCTTGGCCGCGCCATCCGTCCTGGGCCTGGGGGCGGTCAGCCGCGCGCTGGCGCGCGATGCGCGCGACGCCCGGCTGATCGCCACCCATGTCTGCCAGCTGACCCCGGAGACGACCGAGGGGCCGTTCTATGTCGATCCCCAGCTGATGCGGTCCGACATCCGCGACGGGCGGCCGGGCTATCCGCTGGCCTTGCGGCTGCAGGTGGTGGATGCGGGCTGCCGGCCCATCGACGGGGCGCGGGTCGATATCTGGCATTGCGACGCGCAGGGCAATTACAGCGGCGTCGCGGGCCAGGCGGATGGCGACCTGCGGGGCCAGGCCTTCCTGCGCGGGTCGCAGATGACCAATCCGGCGGGGCGGGTGGCCTTCCGCACCATCTGGCCCGGCTGGTATCGGGGCCGCACGACCCATGTGCATTTCAAGGTGCTGATGGGCCAGCGGTCCATGCTGACGGGCCAGATCTTCTTTCCCGACCGCTTCAGCCGCGCGGTGTTCGACCAGCGCCCCGAATATGCGCGCGGATCGACGCGGGGGCTGATCTTCAACGACCGCGACGGCATCGCGCGCCGCGCGGGGCAGGGCGCCTATGCCGAGGTGACCCAGGTCCCGGGCGGGTTCGAGGCGGCGATGGTCATCGGCCTGGCCGCGCCCCGCCCGGCCTGA